From Thermincola ferriacetica, the proteins below share one genomic window:
- a CDS encoding pilus assembly protein TadG-related protein has product MKHLISRLLKKEEGSVIVIVAIAFTVFLGFVAIVTDIGLLYVKQNKVAHAVDAAALAGAQELPDNPANAVAIAKSYAQLNGLDPLQVTATVAPDNKSITVTSNEKVDLVLARLFGRNFSTVSASAKARVAPARTLTGAVPFSVLKQELHYGEEYVLKEGSGGVSNDGGRWHGWFGALDYTGGGGGASEYRETIKNGYAGSVSIGDVIDIKSGNMSGPTSDGVNYRINLCRTRHSPECTWDSYQPDCPRVIYVPVVEQIDSRRVRVVGFAAFFLKGVEGQGHENNVVGYFIKEAISADSDESATDYGLHGIKLSE; this is encoded by the coding sequence ATGAAACACCTTATTTCCAGGCTTCTAAAAAAGGAAGAGGGTAGCGTTATTGTCATTGTAGCCATAGCCTTTACCGTATTTTTGGGTTTTGTTGCCATTGTTACTGATATAGGTTTGCTTTACGTTAAGCAAAATAAAGTTGCGCATGCCGTGGATGCGGCGGCGTTGGCCGGAGCCCAGGAGCTGCCTGATAATCCGGCCAACGCCGTGGCGATTGCCAAAAGCTATGCTCAGTTAAACGGTCTTGACCCCCTTCAGGTCACAGCCACCGTTGCGCCGGATAACAAGAGTATTACAGTTACATCAAATGAAAAGGTTGACCTGGTTTTGGCCAGACTATTTGGCAGAAATTTCAGTACCGTTAGCGCTTCAGCTAAAGCGAGAGTGGCGCCGGCCAGAACGTTGACCGGAGCAGTACCTTTCAGCGTACTGAAGCAGGAACTTCATTACGGAGAAGAATATGTGCTCAAAGAAGGTTCCGGTGGTGTAAGCAATGACGGAGGACGTTGGCATGGCTGGTTTGGGGCTCTGGATTACACCGGTGGAGGAGGCGGCGCCAGTGAATACCGGGAGACGATAAAGAACGGTTATGCCGGATCTGTTTCCATCGGCGATGTGATTGACATCAAAAGTGGCAATATGTCAGGCCCTACATCGGACGGGGTGAATTACCGGATCAATCTGTGCAGGACCAGGCACTCCCCCGAATGCACCTGGGACAGTTATCAACCCGATTGCCCCCGGGTTATCTACGTGCCGGTGGTTGAACAAATCGATTCCAGAAGGGTACGGGTGGTGGGTTTTGCCGCTTTTTTCCTTAAAGGAGTTGAGGGGCAGGGCCATGAAAACAATGTGGTCGGTTATTTTATCAAAGAAGCTATTTCGGCCGACAGTGACGAATCTGCAACAGATTACGGTCTACATGGCATAAAATTAAGCGAGTAA